From the genome of Cyanobacteriota bacterium:
TACCTATTCCTTCGAGGACAAGCCTCTAGGCACAGCCGGGCCGATTGCTCTTGTGCTTGACCAACTTCAGGACAATTTCCTGATTATGAATGGTGACCTCATGACCACCATGAACTACAGCAACCTCTACCAGTTCCATCAAGAGAAGCAAGCTGCTGCTACGATCGGCCTATTTCAGCGGGAAGTGAAAATTGACTTCGGCGTGATTGAAACCGATCAAGAGGGTAAGCTCTCGAAGTACATAGAGAAACCTCGGTATCAGTATAGTGTCAGCATGGGGGTGAACGTCCTTAACAAAGCGCAAGTCATTCCCTACTTGATCCCCGGTGAATATCTGGACGTGCCTGACCTGATGATGAAACTCCGCAACGATGGTCGCCCAGTGTATTGCTACCAAGAACCTTGCCGCTGGTTAGACATTGGTCGATTAGACGATTATCAGATTGCTACGGAACTGTTTGAGGCCCACCGAGCCGAGTTTTTGCCCGGTGAGGAGTAGGGGCAGAACCATGAGAGCATTGGTGACTGGCGGTGGAGGCTTCTGTGGCAAGCACTTAGTGCGTTACCTAGCTCAGCAAGGGGTGGAGGTACATACGATCGGCACCACACCTGCTTCATCCCACCACTATGCCCTCACCGATCCAAGTGATCTAGCCATGCTCACGGCTGCTATTACCGCTGCCCAGCCAGACTGTGTGCTGCATCTAGCCGGAGTCAGCAGTTCCCCATTGCCGAGTCAGTTCTATCTGGTCAACACTGTCTATGGGGCTACCTTGCTGCACGCCCTAGAGGTCGCTGGCTATGGCGATCGTCCTGTCTTGCTCGTTGGCACAGCCGCCGAATACGGACGCATCACCCCTGAGCAGTTGCCCATTGCCGAAACCTGCCCCTGCAACCCCTATAACCACTATGGCATCAGTAAGCTAGCCCAAACCCAGA
Proteins encoded in this window:
- a CDS encoding sugar phosphate nucleotidyltransferase, whose protein sequence is MQAVILAGGKGTRLRPYTTVLPKPLMPVGDYPILEIILRQLKHAGVTEVILTVGYLGQILQAFFQDGARLGLHITYSFEDKPLGTAGPIALVLDQLQDNFLIMNGDLMTTMNYSNLYQFHQEKQAAATIGLFQREVKIDFGVIETDQEGKLSKYIEKPRYQYSVSMGVNVLNKAQVIPYLIPGEYLDVPDLMMKLRNDGRPVYCYQEPCRWLDIGRLDDYQIATELFEAHRAEFLPGEE